From the Brachyhypopomus gauderio isolate BG-103 unplaced genomic scaffold, BGAUD_0.2 sc37, whole genome shotgun sequence genome, the window taaaaaacatgtaagcctatttcaagaaaaagtttacaaatgccagtgtcatttttgatgttccggttaaaatacatgtcaataaagtgagtattggcagaactggtagtcattttcatgttataggggcgggggatcagcctctgctgaaagtaactaaaagtaatctaacttagttacttttaaaagcaagtagtcagtaacttaactgaattactttttaaagaagtagtcagtagtcagtagtcggattactgtttcaaagtaactatggcaacactgctaATTTCAGAGCTTGGCCCTCCAAGAGAGCAgttggaatgttttttttttttttttttttgaaaagaaAGACCAGGGTAGATCAGGGTAGAGACGAaccatatatatgtatgtgtgtatatatatatatatatatatatatatatatatatatatatatatatatatatcttgttgAAGCACAGCAAGACCTGTATTTAGGTTCACCAGAtgtatccccccccccaaaatgtagaaatcccccttatgtgacacatttaaggggggaattcccactcattttgaaaaatgaatTTCAGGCCCTGGAGTGGCCTGTAGTCTACGCAGAAGCGCATCCTTGAACTGTTTTTCTTGGGCACCATCACCACAGCAGAGGCCCATGGACTGTCAGATGGCTCTATGATGCCTGACTTGAGCAATCTCGCTCAgttctctctctgcagcctccTGATGAGCTAATGGCAAGCGGCGGGGACATACTTTAATAGGTCGGGCATCCCCTGTGTCAATGGTGTGCTCCACCATGTGTGTCAGACCTACTTCGCTCTCTTTAAGGGCAAAGGTGTCCTTAAACTCCAGTAGCACCTGCCATAAACTCTCCTGCTGCTGATGAGTCAGCTCCTCACAGTTCTTGGACCAGATTTCCCTCATGGCAGACAACCTCTCATCCTCTCCAACCTGCTGCACAGCTGATGGCAATGCAGGAGTCTCTGCGGTGCTAGCAGCTTTTTCAGCAGGGGCTGAGCATACCGAGGGGGAAACCAGCTGTACTCTCTCCCCTGCAGGAGTATTAGAACACCCTTTCTCAGGTCCAATACAGCACCAAtggcccttgagcaaggcacctaaccccaactgctccccgggcgccgggctagggctgcccaccgctctgggcacgtgtgatccacagccccctagtaatcactagtgtgtgtgtgtgtgttctgactgcacagatgggttaaaagcggaggacaaatttcgattggggtgtaaaaaatcacaattatcaaaatatagcacattaaagccttaatatagtatataaatacttaaatacatATACTGTTTCTACTTCGCGGATTTTCGGTTATTGCGGGTAGTTCTGGAATCCGCAGAATGCGAgggattactgtatttgtaatgtgaTTTATATTTTCTATAATAAAACTAACATTTAGTtgcatatttttatttataaatgtttttacaATACTCTCGTCTCCTGGTACCCGAGGCcgtgaactaaactgaaacatgaaccgtTCAGCCGTATCAGTTAGGTGGGTCGGAGTCCTGCCAAGCACTGAACGAttcagtgaacgaatctttttagtgaactgattctatTGATTCAATTAATTTAAAAGAACTGCTGTGCCCATCACTCAGCTTCTATTTCCAGTAAATGCGCAGCTGCAGAAAGAAAGTGAAAGTGAATGCGTCATTGCAGAAGGAAAGCGTTTTTCTCGGACTGAGATTTGGGCTGCACACTAAACCTTTAGATTTGGTGTCAAAATGACTCGAGGTATGAGACTACAATGAAATCATAATATTATAATGtaattatttaacattaagtTAAAATTAACTGTAAACTACCAATTTATTTCATGCTTTTACAAAGTAGGATATATGCATTTGAAACCTGTAAATATGTGTTGATATTGTGTCTTTAATTTCATTTAACTGTTATTTTCTGTTCATGTTTTTTGCCAGTATTCTCTGAATGAGACATAAGACTTGACTGTAAATTACACATTACTGTGAATAATGGCATAAACAGAGTTTACCTAATCCTTTTACAAACTATGAGATTAGCGTAATAATTAAAAACATgtaaatttgtgtgttgttttgtgtattatGCTATatctttatttaattttaatggTGCTTTCTGCTCATGTTTAGTGCTTCCACCATTTACATCACTGATCAGAATCTTTGTCATGGTAATTGGGAATACCATGAATTCCCATGAGACCTTTGTGGAGCATCTCAAACCATCTTCAAACCTCACAGAAGTGTACTCGGTGGAGGAATGTGATATCATTATGGCATTTGTCTCTATTGTGTCTCGAGCTGGAACTGACATTGAAGCTGCTCTTCTGAAGATTCCTGGTAAATACACAGCAGATATAACCTCAATAATCAGCAGATAAAACTGTAATGTAATTCAGGTTGTTAGCAGAATTACACACTTCTGAGACCTTCAGTAATTGTTGTTTCTGTCTCACCCTCCCAGCCACTCGACCTGTTGTTTTAGTTACACTCCATCACACCTTTGATGAGTATTACGTTGCTCCAGACAGCAGACTCTGTGTTAGGAACAGGTCTGATGTGTTCGCTGTGGACTGCCTCCATCATGAAGACCAAGGACTGCTGAGATGTTTGCGCAATGATGAGGCACTTAGGGCTGTAAAGCAGCATCTGAGAGATCTGTTTCCTGAAGAACAAAGGGTAGATGTGTGCTGTCCTTCCACCTGCACTGAGGTTCATAAAATCCAACCCAGGGTCGAAGAGTTATCTGATTCACATAGTTCAGTGACTCAACATCATGGACCCATTTGACACAAAAGAAGGAGGCACAACAGAATAACACCTACTGGTAGAGAGTGATCATATTAATAGTCACTCTGAACTTCTTTATCATAATAAAGAAGGTCAGTGTTAAATCATAAGTAATTGAACCTCCCTCTTTGAAGtctttattcattaaaatagGCATGGCCATACAATGTTCCTGAGGTACTGTCCCTGTCCTCACACTTGTACTGAGGTTGGTAAAATATAATCTAGGGTAGAAGCATAATCTGGTTGCCAAATAATTCCACATTCAGTCACTCAACATTACAAACTCAAACAGCAGTTCAACCACATGACTAATGTGAGATACTGTTGAAAAATAAATATGTCTCTGGGTTGCAGATTTCATGAGTCACATTTAAACATCGATCTATTTTAATGTTCAAAAGCTTGTGGTAGAAAACAAATATCTGTGACAGACTTTTAACTGAGTTACATAATTTAATCTGAGTGTCTTTCTACAGGTGATGCGAAGCGATAATTCCTACAGgtgttgtcacggtgaggcggccccctaccggccgcctctgtccacagcggctgtgttgttgttgttttgtgacgtcgtgtacgcccctcaggtgggcggagcccgtgatccgttcccacctgatggtcgtttgtctgtctatatatgtcttgtctttgtaccagttgaccgctggtcattatatccttaattcggatctattgcacgggttttaggtttgcacactttatattaaaccatcctttttccctgagacttggcgtgatcgcttcctttttgttgctcacacctgcccgtcacaggtgTGCAATAATAACTGCAGTAATCATCATCATTGTTATCACTTTGATCATTATCCTCTGTAACACGTTGTAGAATCTCCCTCCTTGAATTAATGGTGATTTGTAAAATTCATCTTAGTGATATAAAAATAGTCATGCAATACAATGCACAGTAAGGTTGattatctcataattatgaaaTACTGTTTTGCCTTTTAATattataatgtaaacataatcTAAATGTGTCTATATCTACCTACTGAAATTATTATTTCTCAAAGCTTAAGTGGATTATACTGTGTAATATCACATTTAATAGCATTTGAACAGGAACATGTTTACATACTTTAGATTACAAAGACATTGAACTACTACCAGTTCCCATGTTAGTCTGTTAGtatgtgtcacgttacggtccccgacccttCCCTTTTGGGTgcgtgtttacgtcgtctgcgtctactcgtctgcgtcagtggatctccgtgggtgcgggtgcgtcttgtgatcatccgtctcacctgtggctcgtctcgtcatcatgtggggtttatgtggtttgtctatttaatgtccgttcgcgcagtgtcttgtgctcgtcgttgtttcagtctgcacgttgtgtgtatgtgccagggtttttcgtgcgctattgcgcttAATGTTCAAAATAAACGTTCCGTCGATACCAGCTGGAGAGatctcgtgcctcgtccttccagCTGCACCGAACGTCACAGTATGACCATTACTTTGTTCATCTCTTTTCctaaatcaaataaaaatatttaaaatcttGCTTTTCTTCATTTGTCACCTTCTGTTTATTTATCTTTGTTATAAGGTGTTGTTAATAAAGGAGAAACCGGTAGCTTTGTAATTTATGGTGAGTGTTTTTCCGCCATTGCTACAGCAAACTTCTTGAAGTCGTTCACTGTGCTGGACTCAGTTAAAGCAAGCAGTCTCTGCGGTGCTAGCAGCTATTTCAGCAGGGGCTGAGCATACCGAGGGGGAAACCAGCTGTATTCTCTGCCCTGCAGGGAGTATTAGAACACCCCTTGTCAGGTCCAATACACCACCAATGGCTCTTAGAAAGTCCAGCCCAAGGATGCAGGTGTCCTGCACATCCACCACCCAAGCAGCATAAGTCACAATGACATCTCCTACCTTAAACTGAAACACTCCCCTCCCTCTTATAGGAGCCAGGTCCCCAGTCACAGTCTTAAGCTGCACATCAGTTGTCTGCACAGCAGCTCCGGCTGGGATGACACCAGGTCGAACCAGCATTGCCTTAGATCCCGCGTCCAAGagtgcccccccccaaaaacccggtttggtcccccccccagtttttacggttaaaaccaaatatttaaatagcgacgaatccatgtcccccccacttttgaaatcaaaattacgtccatgatacTAACTGTTCATTGCggatgtaacgtattgaacaggcagagagggatccaaatgcggaagaacaccgcttttattgaaattagacgctggtacagaaacaggcaggtgaatGACGAGCACTAGGACAAGTAGCAGctgcgttttcttggcgtggtcaggacagtccagggtcataccgggggagcagaagtcaggaggtacagagggactaggcaggagacaaggtcggggacgtaagcgagggtcggaacacaggagagcagacaggcaatagaaaggcttggtacgcggcatgagtcggcaatacttcgcgactaggaagtggaatgtgggcgtttaagtagagacacaagggggtgtggtgatgagcgtcaggtgaggctggttaggtggagatcaggtggcattccttacagcggatgcacttttgaaataataatgttgcagtaggcaaattgccctgatttgcactggtggtagttgttgtttttaatttatttttttaatttattattaatatttaaaagttgttctctgcactacgttatgtaaaatagttttaaaatattttttgtgcaacacctttatatttattgctttttatatggtaatatttaagtcatttgctttttatttgtttctttaatagtgacacaatcaacccgatgattgatgatacagggggcaccaaccaaaatcttgcctagggcaccacattggtcagggccggctctgctctcacgccacacttccgatatctcacgccaaaaaaaaaaatccagtttgaTCCATATCAtagattcaatgagttactagttcgctctggagCCAACCACCAGTGATCGATAGAtagcgatataatacttaatttgtgtccattttatgttcgccacccccccccaacaacttacgttcgccaccccccccgccacctcctccaggttaaaatctcactccaagcgaatgtcaaaagttggcaaccctgtagcacagacctgggcaaactacggcccgcgggccacatccggcccatTGTGCGTctctgtccggcccgcgagaggccaatcataaatgaaacaaatatctatgtcgtgcgtgcaatacaactgtgacgcttttattttgaaagcgctacgtttgtgttaattccgtgtggacgtacctgcgtgtgtgtgtgtgagctgtgcgagaaacactgtaggtgatcagtgAGTGAATGTTGCACCTCGCGtgaacctccgcaaacggcggaaaatttacgtgacgaattttaattgtgcattgtgttccaggtttgaaaagtgctggaatttaggctaaagtacttgaaaatgcttgaaatcgtaactgtatttcgattcacaacaaatagctgactgaacaggggggtattccagaaagcggattcagtgacgaaaccgggtaagtaaacgCGGTTAACGAAAAGTTAACAAAAAGTTAACaaaaactcagggttttccgttccagaaaccgagcttagagagaacctgagtcagctgggaaatattgaaatggaccttgaaagtgccgtagaagtgctttaaagctaggtttaagccaggtttatacttgacgcagcgcgagggtccgcgcggcgaaaattatgtaaTTGCGGTGGCGGAGGGCCtagcgctgttgattcgcaaggtcatgcacctctcgaattttgtaacttcgcgcttcagcgcaatgaacaaagtcatgtttgcagggttcatacacctttacaaggtggaattaaagcatttatacgtcactttcaaggtccatttcaatatttcccagcacgttaaacctaattaagttaaatatttatacatatattcga encodes:
- the LOC143485728 gene encoding uncharacterized protein LOC143485728 — protein: MTRVLPPFTSLIRIFVMVIGNTMNSHETFVEHLKPSSNLTEVYSVEECDIIMAFVSIVSRAGTDIEAALLKIPATRPVVLVTLHHTFDEYYVAPDSRLCVRNRSDVFAVDCLHHEDQGLLRCLRNDEALRAVKQHLRDLFPEEQRVMRSDNSYRCCHGEAAPYRPPLSTAAVLLLFCDVVYAPQVGGARDPFPPDGRLSVYICLVFVPVDRWSLYP